The following coding sequences are from one Bradyrhizobium sp. 200 window:
- a CDS encoding SDR family oxidoreductase, producing MHVTMKDRVAVVTGGSKGLGFAMARQFAASGARVAMLARGAADLKAARELLAKDGLEVRDYVCDVSKASDIAKAHEKITAELGPVDILVNNAGTARTMAFENISDEAWQEDLDLKLFAAIRFSRLVWPGMKARKWGRIINVLNTYAKAPAASSAPTSVSRAAGMALTKVMASEGGEHNILVNAMLVGLIMSDQWVKRHAAQAPDMDFEVFAKNLAKGTPLGRIGTAEEFANLACFLASEQGSFITGTAINVDGGRSPVV from the coding sequence ATGCATGTCACGATGAAAGATAGAGTCGCCGTCGTCACCGGCGGCAGCAAGGGCCTTGGGTTTGCGATGGCAAGGCAGTTCGCTGCCTCCGGCGCCAGAGTCGCGATGCTGGCGCGCGGCGCGGCCGATCTCAAGGCGGCGCGGGAGTTGCTCGCGAAAGACGGCCTCGAGGTTCGCGACTATGTCTGCGACGTCTCGAAAGCATCCGACATTGCCAAGGCGCACGAGAAGATCACAGCCGAACTCGGCCCGGTCGACATCCTCGTCAACAATGCGGGCACGGCACGGACGATGGCGTTCGAGAACATTTCTGACGAAGCCTGGCAGGAAGACCTCGACCTCAAACTGTTTGCCGCGATCCGTTTCTCCAGGCTGGTCTGGCCGGGCATGAAGGCGCGCAAATGGGGCCGCATCATCAACGTGCTCAACACCTACGCCAAGGCGCCGGCCGCCTCGTCGGCGCCGACCTCGGTATCGCGGGCGGCCGGCATGGCGCTGACCAAGGTGATGGCGAGCGAAGGCGGCGAGCACAACATCCTGGTCAATGCCATGCTGGTCGGCCTGATCATGAGCGATCAATGGGTGAAGCGGCACGCGGCGCAGGCGCCGGACATGGATTTCGAGGTGTTTGCAAAAAACCTCGCCAAGGGCACCCCGCTGGGGCGCATCGGCACCGCGGAGGAATTCGCCAATTTGGCCTGCTTCCTCGCCTCCGAGCAGGGCTCGTTCATCACCGGCACGGCCATCAATGTCGACGGTGGCCGTTCGCCGGTGGTGTAG
- a CDS encoding MFS transporter, translating to MDGKADDADINIRVLIFALLALACGHMLSTLLRTIPAISLDVMAADFRTAPQTLASLTSIYHFAFAASQIPVGAAMDRFGVRPVSLSLLAGTIVGALASGLATGPESFVFGQFLLGAATSGMLMCPMTLAAKQMSAARFGLWSGIILSIGNIGMLLSASPLAFVVELWGWRAGFWISAGFGAVVAIAVFALVPKQPAAQADQSSPLSQMADVLRIGLSRPLRGLIALSLVSLAASLVLRGLWGGPWLMEIKAFSRIEAGNMLGLFTLALIAGPVLMGILDRSIGHRREVLAATHSFAALLLALMAAGAPHYPLSELLGVKAVPAQIDGALFVLIGIAISTQPLLYGMTRQLVDAQNAGKALSAINLAFFLGAALMQSSTGVVATIFGLPAVLLFMAATLIVGTIVFIAYTQPSKS from the coding sequence ATGGACGGCAAGGCTGATGACGCTGATATCAATATCCGCGTCCTGATTTTTGCGCTTTTGGCGCTGGCCTGCGGCCACATGCTGTCGACGCTGCTGCGGACCATTCCGGCGATCAGCCTCGACGTGATGGCGGCCGACTTCCGCACTGCCCCGCAGACGCTGGCGAGCCTCACCTCGATCTATCATTTCGCCTTCGCCGCCTCGCAAATTCCGGTTGGCGCCGCGATGGATCGCTTCGGCGTCCGGCCGGTCTCCCTGAGCCTGCTCGCCGGAACCATCGTCGGCGCGCTGGCGTCCGGGCTCGCCACCGGCCCGGAGAGCTTTGTGTTCGGGCAATTCCTGCTCGGCGCCGCCACCTCGGGCATGCTGATGTGCCCGATGACGCTCGCTGCCAAGCAGATGTCGGCGGCGCGGTTCGGCCTGTGGTCCGGCATCATCCTGTCGATCGGCAATATCGGCATGCTGCTGTCGGCAAGCCCGCTGGCCTTTGTCGTCGAACTCTGGGGCTGGCGCGCGGGATTCTGGATCTCCGCGGGTTTTGGCGCGGTGGTGGCGATTGCGGTATTCGCGCTGGTCCCGAAACAGCCGGCGGCGCAGGCCGACCAGTCTTCGCCATTGTCGCAAATGGCGGACGTGCTGCGCATTGGCCTGTCGCGCCCGTTGCGCGGCCTGATCGCGCTGTCGCTGGTGTCGCTCGCCGCCTCGCTGGTGCTGCGGGGACTATGGGGCGGCCCGTGGCTGATGGAGATCAAGGCGTTCAGCCGTATCGAGGCCGGCAATATGCTCGGCCTGTTCACGCTCGCGCTGATCGCAGGCCCCGTGCTGATGGGGATTCTCGATCGCAGCATCGGCCATCGCCGCGAAGTGCTGGCCGCCACGCATTCGTTTGCTGCATTGCTGCTCGCGCTGATGGCGGCCGGCGCGCCGCACTATCCGCTGTCCGAATTGCTCGGCGTGAAGGCTGTGCCGGCCCAGATCGACGGTGCGCTGTTCGTCCTGATCGGCATCGCGATATCGACGCAGCCATTGCTCTACGGCATGACGCGGCAACTCGTGGACGCGCAGAATGCCGGCAAGGCGCTGTCTGCGATCAATCTCGCCTTTTTCCTCGGCGCCGCGCTGATGCAATCGTCGACCGGCGTGGTGGCGACGATCTTCGGGCTTCCTGCAGTGCTGCTATTCATGGCCGCGACCTTGATCGTCGGCACGATCGTCTTCATTGCCTATACCCAGCCGTCAAAATCCTAG
- a CDS encoding CmcJ/NvfI family oxidoreductase, producing MGLQQAKLESLPFVTAELNYLASTPGKPRTYAFDPPPGEPKSTALPEPHDVPIFDARLIAGNLSLDREGFALVRHPTIVKDFYDDKEVKNVYYPAVEAFLKATLKADRVFIFDHTVRKRVDGAADIRGAGPRQPATRVHVDQTDISGANRVREHLPDEADELLKGRVQVINVWRPIRGPLRDAPLAMCDGQTVEPGDLVASDLIYPNRSGETYSVKYNPNHRWYYIPEMRTDEALLLKCYDSATDGRTRFGPHTAFTDPTTPADAAPRESIELRTLVFHKS from the coding sequence ATGGGCCTGCAACAAGCAAAACTCGAATCGCTCCCTTTCGTCACCGCCGAACTGAACTATCTCGCGTCGACACCGGGAAAGCCCCGCACCTACGCTTTCGATCCGCCGCCGGGCGAACCCAAATCCACCGCGCTGCCTGAACCTCACGACGTGCCGATCTTCGATGCGCGCCTGATCGCCGGCAACCTCTCCTTGGACCGTGAAGGTTTTGCACTGGTCCGCCATCCCACCATCGTCAAGGATTTCTACGACGACAAGGAAGTGAAGAACGTCTACTACCCCGCCGTGGAAGCTTTTCTGAAGGCGACGCTGAAGGCCGACCGCGTCTTCATCTTCGACCACACCGTGCGCAAGCGCGTCGACGGCGCCGCCGATATCAGGGGCGCGGGTCCGCGCCAGCCGGCCACGCGGGTCCATGTCGACCAGACCGACATCTCGGGCGCCAACCGCGTCCGCGAACATCTTCCCGATGAGGCTGATGAGCTTCTGAAGGGACGCGTGCAGGTCATTAATGTGTGGCGGCCGATCCGCGGGCCCTTGCGCGATGCGCCGCTTGCGATGTGCGACGGCCAGACCGTCGAGCCCGGCGATCTCGTCGCCTCCGACCTGATCTATCCGAACCGCAGCGGCGAGACCTATTCCGTGAAGTACAACCCGAACCATCGCTGGTACTACATCCCGGAAATGAGGACCGACGAGGCGCTGCTGCTGAAGTGCTACGATTCCGCAACCGACGGCCGCACGCGGTTCGGGCCGCATACCGCCTTCACCGATCCGACCACGCCCGCCGACGCGGCCCCGCGCGAGAGCATCGAGCTCAGGACATTGGTGTTCCACAAGAGCTGA
- a CDS encoding HU family DNA-binding protein: protein MATQMSKSQLIEKIATTTEVSKKEVKGVMEALVDVGHKELKKNGVFLVPGFAKFVVVKKPATKARKGTNPFTGEEMMFKAKPARKIVRARPVKAAKDAV from the coding sequence ATGGCTACCCAAATGTCTAAGTCGCAGCTCATCGAGAAGATCGCGACCACCACCGAAGTTTCGAAGAAAGAGGTCAAGGGCGTGATGGAAGCGCTCGTTGACGTTGGCCACAAGGAGCTCAAGAAGAACGGGGTATTCCTCGTCCCCGGCTTCGCGAAGTTCGTCGTGGTCAAGAAGCCCGCGACCAAGGCTCGTAAGGGCACCAACCCCTTCACGGGCGAGGAAATGATGTTCAAGGCCAAGCCGGCCCGCAAGATCGTCCGGGCCCGCCCGGTCAAGGCCGCCAAGGACGCGGTTTAA